Part of the Vicinamibacteria bacterium genome, GTGGGACTCAACGCCTCTGGTAGCAAGAGGAATGCCAGATGAGCATTCGAGGCTGTTGATGGAAAAGCAGAGCCCTGCCCGCCGCTCTGACCGAGACTGCTCACGTGATTCCAGAGGGTGTTATAGGGCCATCGCGATGGTGCGATTTAAAACCGATATACGGAGGCGCCCCACGGCGTGGGGTCCTCCCCTCGGCACCGGGTCTATCGTTTCCTGAAAGCGTCGATGCTCCAGATGCCGGAACCTTTCGTCGCGATGAACAGCCAGAGGAAACTGTAGAGCATGGCGAGCTCGCCTCCGTTCTGAATGGGAAACAGTGCCCGAAAGGCGTGTGCCCTGAAGTAGGCGACCGCCATCTCACCGCTCGCAATGAATGCAACCAAGCCGGCCTGGAGCCCGACGGCAATGAGAAGACCCCCGAAGAACTCGATGATACCCGCCAGACCAATCAGCGAGAATAGCTGCGCGGTGTTGCCGGGCTCACCCCCGAAACCACCCAGCAGGCCGAAGAGCTTCTGAGCGCCGTGCTGGGCGAACAGGAGTCCGGCCACGATGCGAAGAAGCGCGTAAATCTGGGGAGCGAACCGTCCGAGAAAATGTTCCATGAGACCTCCTCTGACGCGTGCTTTTACACGTTTCCGAGCTCGGGTGTCCAACACCCGTGCGTGCTAGACTTCAAGGTTTGGATCCACATCCATGACCGCCGAGAACATCCGCAATTTCTGCATCATTGCGCACATCGATCATGGCAAGTCG contains:
- a CDS encoding DoxX family protein, translating into MEHFLGRFAPQIYALLRIVAGLLFAQHGAQKLFGLLGGFGGEPGNTAQLFSLIGLAGIIEFFGGLLIAVGLQAGLVAFIASGEMAVAYFRAHAFRALFPIQNGGELAMLYSFLWLFIATKGSGIWSIDAFRKR